Proteins encoded together in one Jaculus jaculus isolate mJacJac1 chromosome 7, mJacJac1.mat.Y.cur, whole genome shotgun sequence window:
- the LOC101603920 gene encoding signal peptidase complex subunit 1-like, producing the protein MLEHLSSLPTQMDYKGQKLAEQMFQGIILCSAVDGFIYGYVAEQFGWTVYIVMAGFAFLCLLTLPPWPIYRRHPLKWLPVQDSAIEDKKLVDRKVKSHAKNN; encoded by the coding sequence ATGCTGGAACACCTGAGCTCGCTGCCCACACAGATGGACTACAAAGGGCAGAAGCTAGCTGAACAGATGTTTCAAGGGATTATTCTTTGTTCTGCAGTAGATGGATTTATCTATGGTTATGTGGCCGAACAGTTTGGGTGGACCGTCTACATAGTGATGGCTGGATTTGCGTTCTTGTGTTTGCTGACCCTTCCTCCGTGGCCCATCTATCGCAGACATCCCCTGAAGTGGTTACCTGTTCAAGACTCAGCCATAGAAGATAAGAAACTGGTGGACAGGAAAGTTAAGAGTCATGCTAAAAATAATTGA